The genomic interval AGGACGTCATCGCCGCCGAGGACGTGTTCGAGGACGCGTCGCGGGGGGACCGACCGGCGGAGTCGGACCTCGAGGACGTGTTCGACACGACGGACCCGATGACCATCATCCCGCAGGTGGTCGAGCGAGGGGAGATACAGATAACCGCCGAGCAACGCCGCGAGATGCAGGAGCAGAAACGGCGACAGCTCGTGAACACCATCGCCCGCAACGCGGTCAACCCGCAGATGGACGACGCGCCGCACCCGCCCGAGCGCATCGAGCGAGCGCTGGAGGAGGCGCGGTTCAAGGTCGACCCGATGGAACCCGTCGAGAACCAGGTCGACGACGCCCTCGACGTCCTCCGACCCATCCTGCCCATCCGGTTCGACGAGATGACCGTCGCCGTCCGCCTCCCGGCCGACTACGCCGGGAGCGGGCAGGCACGCGTCCGGCAGTTCGGCGACCTGGAGCGCGAGGAGTGGCAGAACGACGGCGGCTGGGTCGGCGTCGTCACGTTCCCCGCGGGCATCCAGAACGAGTTCTACGACCTCGTCAACGAGGTCTCGTCGGGGGAGGCGGAGACGCGCGTCGTCAAGGACGAGGACGAACTCTCGACGCGCTGACCGCTCGGCTACCCCACGACGCCGGTTCCTCTCGACGCTCTGTTACGAGAGCTACGGCAACCGCTCTCAGTCGCGCTGTCGTGGTGCCGAAGAGTGAGAATCGAGCGGGCGACCCGTGTGTCCCGTGAGTTATCCGAGTTTGAACCCGGCGAGGAAGCCGGCCGCGAACCCGCCCGAGATGGAGACGGTCGAGAGGATGGACATCATGAAGTCCGGCGGCTGGTTCGAGGCGGCCGCGTCGCTCGCGCCGATGAGGCCGCCCGAGACGGCCTCCCAGTCGACCGAGAGGATGCCCTCCGATTCGAGGAACTTGAACAGCGCGAGCTGTACGCCGACCAGTACCGCGATGACCTTCGCTATCTTCTTGGCTGCGAACCCCATGACGCCGCCGATGACGCCGCCGGTGCCGAGGTCCAGTCCCAGTTGTGTCACGTCGATTCCCGGTGCCATATGAGTGTCACGGAAAGCGACTGATAAACCTCTTGCGACTAGTTGTGTAGCCCGCGTGACGAACGGGAGGCTGCCCATACGTTAAATAGACGCCAACCGTATCGGGCGACGAGTGACTGCCACAGACAGCGACCCCGCGCTGGCCGTCATCGCCGCACGTGCAGACGCGGGAGCGGCCGACACGGAGGAGATTCGAGACCTCGCGGCAGCGGCGGGCCTCACCGTCGCTGGCGAGGTGACCCAGACGCGCAAGGAGGACCCGGCGCTCTGTCTCGGGGAGGGGAAGGTCGAGGAACTCGCGGCGGTGGTCGCCAGCGAAGGCGCGGGCGTCGTCGTCTTCGACAACCGCCTCGGTCCCTACCAGACGTACAACCTCGGGAACGAACTCCCAGAGGGCGTCGAGGTGAAAGACCGCTTCCGGCTCATCCTCGACATCTTCGGCCAGCGCGCCCAGACGAAGAAAGCGCAGTTGCAGGTCGAACTCGCGGAGTTGCGCTACGAACTCCCGCGCGTCGAGGCGAAGGTATCGCTCGCGCGACGCGACGAGCGCCCTGGGTTCATGGGCCTCGGGGAGTACGACGAGTCCCGCGAGCAGGACATCAAGGCGCGCATCTCGCGCATCCGTGACGAACTCCAGCGCATCGAGGAGGACGAGGAACACCGCCGGGAGCAGCGCCGCGAGTCCGGGTTCGACCTCGTCGCGCTGGCGGGCTACACGAACGCCGGGAAGTCGACGCTGCTCCGGCGTCTCGCGGCGGACCTCGACGTCGACGAGAACGACGACCTCCACCCCGACCTGGACACGACCGCCGAGTCACGGGACAAACTGTTCACGACCCTCGGGACGACGACCCGCCGGGCGGACATGGACCGGCGGAACGTCCTCGTCACGGACACGGTCGGGTTCGTCTCGGACCTGCCCCACTGGCTGGTCGAGTCGTTCAAGTCCACGCTGGACGCCGTCTACCGGGCCGACCTCGTCCTGCTCGTCGTCGACGTCTCCGAACCGGTCGAGGACATCCGGCAGAAACTGGTGACCAGCCACGACACCCTCTACGAGCGCAACGAGGCACCCATCGTCACCGTCCTGAACAAGGTGGACAAGGTGCCCGAGGAGGAGGTCGAACGCAAGCGCGAGGCGCTGGCCGCCCTCGCTCCCGACCCGGTCGCCGTGAGCGGGAAGGAGGGCACCGACGTCGACACGCTGCTGGGTCGAATCGAGACGGACCTCCCGCCGTACGACCGCGAGCGACTCGTCCTCCCGATGAACGACGAGGCGATGAGCCTCGTCTCGTGGATCCACGACCACGCCTACGTCCGGGACGTCGACTACGCCGACGAGGTGGTCGTCGACTTCGAGGCCCGTCCCTCCATCGTCGAGCGAGCGCGGGCGAAGGCGAGCGACCTGCCGGTCCCGGCCGAGTCCTGAGTCACTACCATCCGCTCTCCGCCACGATGCGCTGCACCCGACCCCCGAGAGCTATCGGTGTCGCTCCCGACTCGTCGGGTGTGCCCTATGCCGTGCGACCGACCGAGGCCGAACTGAGCGAGGCCCGCGCGCTCGTCGGCGTCGCCATCGACGCCTGCGAGCGGGTCGAGACCGTCGAGACGCCGCTCCGCGTCGCCCTCGGCTGGACCGACAGCGAGGCGGTCGCCGAGGAACGGATGGGCGTCGACGGGACGACGTTCCCCGATGGAGAGGTAGAACTGGCGTTCAACGCGGCCACCGCCGGGTGGGACGACGCCATCGGGCCGGTCGCCGCCCAGCAGTACGGCCGCGTCGCGTTCGGCGACCGCGTCGACGTGGCGTTCCGCTGGCAGCGACTGCTCCGCGAGGCGTACGCGGACCGGTTGGCGACGGAGACGCACCCCGACGGACCGTACCCGTGGCGGGCGAGCGACGACGCGGCGCTCTCGGAACGCTGGGGGGCGATTCGCGAGGAGCTCGGCGAGCGCGACGACCTACCTGCCGACCGCGCCACGACGGGCGTGGCGTCGAGAATCGGCGAGGAGTTGCTCGACGAACGCGACCGCTCTGCACTGTTGGACCTCGACTGTGGAGCGGTACGCGAGGCGGGCGACGCGGCCCTGCACTGAGCGCGTCGCCCCCTCCGAGTGCTTTCTCCCTTCCCGAGTGCGTCGCCTACACCGTGCGCTTCTCCTTCGAGACGACACGGACGTTCTCGATACTGGTGCCGGGGTACTGGCCGTCGTCGTCCTTCTCGGCCGCTTTCACCATGTCCCAGACGACGTTGAGACCGGTCGTCACGCCCTCCAGCGCCTCCATCTCACAGCCGGTCTTGCCCGTCGTCTCCACTGCCACCTCCACCGAGACGCGGTCTTCTCCCACCTCGAACTCGGTGTCGACGTTAGTGATGGGTATCTGGTGGCACATCGGGATGGTCTCCCAGGTGTGTTTCACCGCCTGGACCGCGCCGACGCGGGCCGTCGCCAGCACGTCGCCCTTCGACAGCGCGTCGTCGCGGATGGCGTCGACCGTCGAGGGAGAGAGTCGAATCTCACCCGCGGCGACCGCCCGGCGTGCGGTGTCGGGTTTCGACCCGACGTCGACCATCTGGACCTCGCCCGACTCGTCGGTGTGGGTCAGGTCGTCGCTCGGGTCGATGTCCTCGTCGCGCTCGTTCATCCCTCGTCCTCGTCACTGCCCCAGATGGCCCGTGGGACGACGTCGAGCAGGTCCGAGGCGAGCAGTCCCGCGCCCGGTGCGGTCTCCTCGGCGACCAGTTCGCCCGCGCTCCCGTTGACGAACGTAGCGACGCACGCCGCCTCGAACGGGTCGAGCGAGGCGAGCATCGCGGCGGTGATGCCCGCCAGGGTGTCGCCCGTCCCGCCGACGGTCATCCCCGGCGTTCCGGCCCGGCAGACGCGGGTCCGGTCGCCGTCCGACACCACGTCGGTCTTCGCCTTCGCGAGGACGACGTGCCCCAGTTCGTCCGCCAGCGACTCGACCGCCTCCTCGTTGCCGCGGAAGTCGTCGACCTCCTCGCCGCCCAGTTCGACGAACTCGTGGCTGTTCGGGGTCAGTACGAGGTCGGCGTCGGTGTCCACCTCGGGGACGACCTCGAGCGCGTCGGCGTCGACGACGGCCCGGCCCTCGAACGTATCGAGGAACTGACGGGCGGCCTCGACCGTCTCGTCGGCGCTCCCCAGGCCGGGGCCGATCACCACCACGTCCTCGTGGTCGTGGGCCGTCTCGACGAGGTCCGGGACGTGGTCGGGTTCGAGTCGCTCGCCCTCGTAGGGCTGGACGATGAGGTCCTCGGCGTACCCCTGGACGGGCGTCTTCACCGACTCCGGGACGGCGACGAACGAGAGGTCCGCGCCCGCCCGGAGCGCACCCTGCGCGGCGAGCGCCGGCGCACCCGTGTACGGCCCGCCACCGACGACGAACACCCGGCCGTTGTCGCCCTTCTTGCCGCCGCCGCTCTGGACGCGCAGCAGGTCGCCGCGCTCGACGAACCGCTCGGCCGCGGCCGGGATGCCGATGTCGGCGACGGTGACGCCGTCGAGGTCCGACAGCCCCGGTTTCTGGTCGTGGAACGTGACGACCCGGTCGGCGTCGACGGCCGGGTCCGCCCGGTCGCCGGTGTCCGCGTCGACGCCGGTGGGGACGTCGACGGCGACGACGGTGGCGTTCGTCTCGCCGACGGCTTCGACCGCACTGCGTTCCGGCTCTCGTGGGTCGCCGGTGACGCCGGTTCCGAGCATCGCGTCGACGACGACGTCGGGGTCGCCGAGGTCCAGCGTCCGTGAGTCGCGGACCTCGCGGGCGTCGGCGTCGCACTCGACGAGTGCGTCCCAGTTCTCGCGGGCGATGCGCGTGGAGACGGTCTCGGCGCGTCCGAGCAGGTGGACGGTCACGTCGTAGTCGCTCAGGAAGCGCGCGGCGACGAGGCCGTCGCCGCCGTTGTTGCCCCGCCCGGCGACGATTGCGACGCTCGCGCCGGGGTCGGCCACCTCGCGGACGACGCGGGCGACGGCGTTACCGCTCGACTCCATCAACTGCTTCCGGGGGACGCCGAGGGCCGCCGCGTTCTCGTCGACGACGGCCATCTCGTCGGCGGAAATCATACCGGCAGCGACTCGCGGAGGGAGGTTAAACGTGCGGGCAGCGTGCGGCAGGCGAGCGAGTCGGTGGCCCCCGTACTCCGACTACCGACGGACCTCGAACCCCTCGATACCCTCCGGCGACTCCGCCTCGGCGTCCACCCCATCGACGATAGCCATCTCGGGGCCGTCCTGGCACCACGTCAGCAGGTCGTCGACGGCCGCTTCTGGGCCCTCGAACACCGCTTCGACCCGGCCGTCGTCGAGGTTCTGCACCCAGCCGTCGACGCCGCGTTCGGTCGCCGCTCGACGGGTGGACGCGCGGTAGGTCACCCCCTGCACGCGCCCGCTGATGAAGACGTGACGGCGTACCCTGTCTCCGGTACTCGGGTCGTCGGACGTCGCTTCGTCGGCCATGGTCACACGGTACTGGTCCCACCCTCAAGAACGATGCGTCGCGCTCCGTACGTCACTGTCCCACAACCGGTCCGCTCCAGTGGACGACCTGGTCGGGAGTTCGGGGGACCCCCGAGCGTCGACTCCTACCCGCTCGTCGACTCACGACACCGTCCGGGGGACCCGCTCGTTTTCGCCTGTCTCCCCGATTACGCTGCGCCGTCGGTCCGGAGGTGGAAGAACACGTACGTCTGTACGTAGCCAGCGTACTCGCCGCCGAACTGCTCGCGGATTGCTCGGGAGGTGTCGGCGTAGTTCCCTCGTTCGCAACGGGGGTAGTGGTCGGCGATGGCGGTCCGAATCCAGGTGTCGAGCGGCACGGCTTCGAGGAAGTCGAGCGAGAACAGCGCCACGCAGTCCGCCACCTTCTCGCCGACGCCGACGAACTGGGTGAGGAACTCCCGTGCGTCCTCGTAGTCGAGATTCCGCGCCGACTCGGGGTGGGCCTCGCCGGTCGCCACCATCTCGGCGGTCCGCTGGACGTAGGGCGCGCGGTAGCCGAGGCTGAGGTCCCGCAGTTCGGCCTCCGTGGCCCCCGCTAGCTGGTCGGCGGTCGGGAACGCGTGGTAGGTCCGACCGTCGAACTCGACGGGCGTCCCGTACTCGCGGGCGAGGCGCTCTTGCATCCCGTGGATGCGCGAGACGCGCATCTGGGCCGAACAGATGAACGAGACGAGGCAGGGGAACGTCGGGTCGCGAACGAGTCGCATCCCGCGGTACCGCTCGAAGGCCGCGTCGAGCAGTGGGTCGTCGGGCGTCGCCGCCACGATTGCGTCCAGATCGTCGTCGAGTCGCAGCAGGCGGACGAGGTGGTCGTGGGCGTCGACGGTCGACTCCCACTCCAGGTAGCCGTCGGACTGGCGGGCGCGGACTACCACCGGAGCGCCCCCGGTGTCGGTCTCCGGGAGGACCGTCGTGTACCATGCATCGCCCCCGTGGGCGGGCGTGTCCTCGTACATCCGGTCGTCCTCGCGGGACCAGACGTAGCTCTGCCCGCTCTCGACGGTCGCCTGCAGGTCGAATCCCCCCGGAAGTGACACGAGTGGTATCTCGCCCGTCTCCATCGTCCGGAGTTGGTGAGGCTCCCTGTTGGCGGTTTCGAAGGCGGGCGAAGGTTCTTGACAACACGCCGGCAATGTATGCTATGGATTGTCGTGTCTTCGTCGAGGCGGCCGTGCCGGTGTACGACGTGGGGACGGCCGACGAAGCCGTCCGGATAGCGATTTCGAAGACCGGCGATATGCTGAACCCGGACCTCAACTACGTCGAGATATCGATGGGCGAGCGCCACTGTCCGCACTGCGAGGAGGAACTCGAACCGGCGTTCGTCGCTGCCGACGAGGGGCTCGTCTCGCTCGAACTCGAGATGACCGTGTTCAACGTTCAGGACGAGCAACACGCCTCCCGAATCGCCCGCAAGGAGATCGGACAGCGGATGCGCAACATCCCGCTCGAAGTACTCCGTGTCGACGTCGTCGAGAGCGACGACGAGAACGGAGACGGCGAGGACGACGAGGGCGACGACACGTCGGCGACTGACGAACCGACCGACGGGGTTGCGGACGGCGGTGACATGGTTCCGGGCGTCGAGGAACTCATCGAGGAGTGACGAGGGCGAACGGGAAAGCCCTCGAAGAATCCGAGGGGGAACGGAGTGGCCCGCGAGGAGAAGCGCGGGTCGGAACGAGCGCCAGCGAGCGAGCATCGCCGACAACTGAGCGGCGCGCGATTGTACGCACAGTGAGCCACGCACCCGTCACGGCACTGGTCGCTGGAACTGCTACGGACGTCCCTGGAGCGTCGTCACTCGGGAGTGCAGGTCTGCGTAGGGGACCGCTTCGAGAAGCTAGTCGGCCGCGGCCGAGACTGGCTGTTCGTCGACGGTCATCTCGCCGGTGATGCCGTCAGCGAGGGCGAACACTGCACGTTTGTGCTCGGTCTTCGACTTGTGGATCGATGTCGGTCGGACGCCGAGTTCGTCGTAGTGGTCGTGTTCGACGTCGGTCCCGTTAGACGCTTCGTAGTGGTTGCGTACCTGTGCAAGCAGGCCGTGAAGGTGGATGAGTTCCTGCTTTTTCATGCTCAACGCGGGATAACGACTGGGAGCATATAGTATTACCCTGAGTACCGTTAGCACGTTCCTCGAATAGAGGGCCTCTCACCCCCGTCAGACACCTTTTCAGAATGAACACTCTCTCCGTCGACAATGCGGAAATTCACGTTCGAAGGCGGGTGAGAACGAACCGGTCAGCCGAGTTGTTTCAACGTCTCCAGGTCGTGCTCGGTACGGGTGAACTCGGCCGTCCGACGGGTCGCGTGGCAGTTCGGACAGTGGAACATGTCGGTGTGGTCGGGGAGGTCGCGGGGAGCCGCTTCCCACTGTTTCCCACATTCGGGACAGAGGAGTCTCACGTACGTTTCCGTCGGCATACCACTCCGTGCGTCGGCGGGTCACAAAAACGTTGACCTCGAAGGGACGGTCTAGAACCTGCCTGCCTCGTCGAGGGTATCGTCACTCGGGAGGTGGCGTCGGAAAAAACGGTCACCGAAGTCGAGTCGAAGCGTCGCGGCGTGCGCCAGTCCTCGCTCAGGCGGTCGGCACGTCCGCCGCTTCGAGGAGTTCCTTGTACCGGTTGCGGATGGTGACCTCGGAGATGTTGGCGACGTCGCTCACCTGCGACTGGGTCACCTTCTCGTTGGACAGGAGCGCGGCCGCGTAGATGGCGGCCGCCGCCAGGCCGACCGGCGACTTCCCGCTGAGGAGACCGCCCTCGCGAGCACCCTGCAGGAGGTCGCGGGCGCGACGCTCGGACTCGTCGGAGAGGTCGAGGTCGCTGGCGAACCGCGGCACGTAGCTCTCGGGGTCCGCTGGCTTGATCTCCAGGTTCAGCTGCCGGATGATGTACCGGTACGTCCGGGTCAGCTCCATCTTGTCGATGCGCGAGACCATCGTCACCTCGTCGAGGCTGCGCGGCGTGCCGGCCTGTCGGGCCGACGCGTACAGCGCAGCCGTCGCGACGCCCTCGATGGAGCGGCCGGGGAGTAGGTCCTCGTTGAGCGCGCGTCGGTAGATGACGCTCGCGGTCTCCCGGACGTTCTCGGGGAGGCCGAGGGCGCTCGCCATGCGGTCGATCTCGCCGAGCGCCTGCTTGAGGTTGCGCTCCTTGGAGTCGCGGGTGCGGAACCGCTCGTTCCACGTGCGGAGGCGCTGCATCTTCGCACGCTGACGACTGGACAGGGAGTTCCCGTAGGCGTCCTTGTCCTGCCAGCCGATGTTGGTCGACAGGCCGTTGTCGTGCATCATGTTCGTCGTCGGCGCACCGACGCGGGACTTGCTGTCCTTCTCGCCGGCGTCGAACGCGCGCCACTCCGGGCCGCGGTCGACGGCGTCCTCCTCGACGACGAGGCCACAGTCCTGACAGACCGTCTCGCCGTGCTCGCTGTCGTTCACGAGGCGGCCGCTGCACTCGGGGCAGGTCCGTACGGACTCCTGCTCGGACTGCTCGGCTTCCGCCTCGCCCATCTCCTCCGTGTACGTTCGTATGGTTGTATCGCTCATGATAGGGACTGGTGCACGCCACGTCCCGAGCGGTGGGACCGTCGCTCGTGGGTGGCGCGTCTTAACCATTAGTTAGTCCGCAAACCATATAAACCTTTTGCAGGTAGTGGACGTGAAATCGGCGTATCTGACTCTAACTCGTCGGGTATCGTGAAATACGGCTGGGCGGGTTGCGTGGGAACGTACATGATAAACCCATCGTCCGTCGTTACACCGGGCGAGGGGACCAACGTTTATGTACGAGACCCATGTCACCTTGAACAAGAAACCGCGCTCGACCTTCGGTCCTGTGCTGGACACCCACCTATGACAACTATCGCAGAACTCGGACTCCCGGCCGAATCGTTCGCTCTCGATGAGGCGTTCACGGAGTGTCCCGGCCTCCGTATCGACGTCCTCCAGGGAGTCGCGCACAATACGACCGGTCTCTCGAACCTCGTCTGGGTCGAGACGGACGACATCGACGCGGCCGACGCCGCCCTGAAGAACGACAGCACCGTCTCCAACGTGGAGAAACTCGGAGACATCGACGGCAAGTGGCTCTACACCATCGGCTGGAAGACCCCGGTCTCCGTCGCGCTCGCGGTCCTGCTGGAGGACGCGACGATGCTCGGTGCCTCTGGCGACGGCGACGGCTGGTCGTTCCGCGTGCTGTTCCCGAAACGCAACGCGCTCTCCATCGCGGCGAGCGTCTTCGAAGAGTACGACGTCAACCTCCGTATCGAACGCATCTACGAACTCGGCACGGGCGGCGAACACGGCGAGTACGACCTCACCGAGGAACAGCGAGAAGCGCTCGAAGTGGCGCTCGAGAACGGCTACTTCAAGGTTCCCCGCGACACCACCCTCGGCTCCATCGCGGACGACCTCGGAATCTCCCACCAGGCGCTGTCCGAACGCCTCCGTCGCGCCAACGAGATTCTCGCCGAAGTGGCGATTCAGCCCCCCGCCAGCGCGGAAGAGCCGGAGCTCAAGACCGACGACTGAGACGAGACGGACGAGACTGACGGCACAGCGGCACGATACACGACGGACCGACGCCGTCGGTTCGAGACGGTCGGGGTCCGACCGTGAACGTTAGACCGTGAACAGGTGGCCCTCCTCCGGAACGTCGAACACCCCGATTCGAGCGCCAGCGTCGAGCCACGCGTGGCCGTAGGAGAACGAGGCGAGCGCGTTCACCCAGTCGTCCTCCTCGCGGAAGTGCCGCCCGTCGGCGAGGTACGACGACGCCATCTCCTCGCACTCCATCGCCGCGTCGTACAGCGGACTTCCCTCCGGAGGGGCGACGGTCGCCGCGTCGAGCGCCTCGCTCAGCAGTCGCTCGTAACGGTCTGTCTTCTCGTGCAGGTCTGCGGGCATACGGGTCGCTCGGTGGCCACCGGCAAGACGACACCGACTCGGCGTCTGTGACCGAGTACACCGACTCCTGTGGCGGCGGGCCGACTCAGAGGGCGGCGAGCAGCGCGTCCACCTCGTCGGCGGTGTTGTAGACGTGGACCGACGCCCGGACGTCGCCCGACGGGAGCGACCGGATGTAGAGGTCCTCGGCCGCCAGTCGCTCGACGAGTTCCTCGGGGTCCTCGTCGTCTGCCGAGAACGCCACCAGCCCGGACTCCGGGTTGCGCGGGCCGAGGACCCTGTCGCCCAGTCCGTCGGCGAGTCGCCCCGCCAGGTCGTGGATTCGTCCCTCGACACGCTCGGTGCCGAGTTCCTCGTGGAGGTCCATCGCCGCCACCGCTCCGGCGTAGGGACCGACGTTCGTCGTCCCCACCTCGAAGCGCGCCGCGTCGGACTTCAGTTCGGGGTCGGGGCTCGACACCTCCTCGACGCTCCGGTAGCCGACCTGTACGGGTGCGGTGTCGACGTCCTCCCGGACGTAGAGGAAGCCCGCTCCCCACGGTCCGAGGAGCCACTTGTGACACGCGCCGACGACGTACTCCGCGTTCCACGCGTCCAGGTCGACGTGCGTCTGGCCGACCGACTGGACCGCGTCGACGAGCACCTCGGCCCCGTGGTCGTGAGCGATATCGACGAGGTCGGCCACGGGCCAGCGCGTGCCGTGGGTCCAGGTGATGGAGGTGAAGCAGACGAGACGGGCGTCGGCGACCGCCTCGGCGTACGCCTCGCGGTCGACCCGTCCGTCCTCTGTCTCGAGAACGCGCACGTCGACGCCCTGCTCGCGGAGGTTCCACCACGGCAGGATGCCCGCCGAGTGTTCGAGGTCGGTGCGGACGACGACGTCGCCCGGTTCCCAGTCGATGCTCGCGGCCACTCGCGCGATGCCGTCGGCCGTCGAGTGAGTCAGCGCGAGTTCGGACGGCGACGCGTCGAAGAACGAGGCGAACCGCTCGCGGGTCTCCTCGAACGCGTCGAACGCGACCGGGTAACAGCCGTCACCGGTCGGCGCTTCCGTCTCGTGTCTCCGCACCGCCGCACAGGTCGCGTCGAGCACGCGCCTCGGCGACGGTCCCGACGCCCCAGCGTTGAAGTAGCTACCACCGTCGAGCGCCGGAATCGACGCCCTGAGTTCCTCGGGGGTCACGGTCGTCCTGCGTGGCCCGGTGGCCTGAAGCTTCTGCTGGGGCCGTCGGGGGACTGTGGGAGCGCACGGACCGGTCGGCAGACTGACGCGACGGTCGCACTCGTGCGCAAGCTACAACACCGAACCGTCGGTATATCCTCCAATGACCGATTCGACCCATCGACGGCTCATCATCGCCGGGTCCGGCATCGCTGGCCTGTCGGCGGCCATCTACGCGGCCCGCTCGAACAACGACCCGCTGGTGTTCGAGGGGACCGAACCCGGCGGCCAACTCACGCTGACGACCGACGTGGCGAACTACCCCGGCTTCCCCGACGGCATCGGCGGCCCCGAACTCGTCCAGAACATGAAGGAGCAGGCGACGCAGTTCGGCGCGGAGGTCGAACACGGCGTCGTCGAGAGCGTCGTTCGTTCGAACGACGCGTTCCACGTCACGATGAAGAACGGCGACGAGTACACCGCCGACGCGTTCATCGCGGCGTCGGGAGCGAGCGCACGCACGCTCGGCGTCCCCGGCGAGGACCTGCTGATGGGCTACGGCGTCTCGACATGTGCGACCTGCGACGGCGCGTTCTTCCGCGACGAGGACATGCTCGTCGTCGGCGGTGGCGACGCCGCGATGGAGGAGGCGACGTTCCTCACGAAGTTCGCCGACACCGTCTACATCGCCCACCGCCGCGAGGAGTTCCGCGCCGAGGACTACTGGATAGACCGCGTGATGGAGCAGGTCGAGGCGGGCGACATCGAGATACTGCGCAACACCGAGGTCATGGAGATCCACGGCTCGCCCGAGGAGGGCGTCTCGCACGTCACGCTCGTCGAGAACGAGTCGGGCCACCCGAGCGACAATCTGGAGGACCCCGACACCGAGCAGTACGACTTCGACGTGGGCGCGGTGTTCCTCGCCATCGGCCACACGCCCAACACCGACTACCTGGCCGACACGGGCGTC from Halomarina salina carries:
- a CDS encoding DUF7836 family putative zinc-binding protein, translated to MPTETYVRLLCPECGKQWEAAPRDLPDHTDMFHCPNCHATRRTAEFTRTEHDLETLKQLG
- a CDS encoding NAD(P)H-hydrate dehydratase — its product is MISADEMAVVDENAAALGVPRKQLMESSGNAVARVVREVADPGASVAIVAGRGNNGGDGLVAARFLSDYDVTVHLLGRAETVSTRIARENWDALVECDADAREVRDSRTLDLGDPDVVVDAMLGTGVTGDPREPERSAVEAVGETNATVVAVDVPTGVDADTGDRADPAVDADRVVTFHDQKPGLSDLDGVTVADIGIPAAAERFVERGDLLRVQSGGGKKGDNGRVFVVGGGPYTGAPALAAQGALRAGADLSFVAVPESVKTPVQGYAEDLIVQPYEGERLEPDHVPDLVETAHDHEDVVVIGPGLGSADETVEAARQFLDTFEGRAVVDADALEVVPEVDTDADLVLTPNSHEFVELGGEEVDDFRGNEEAVESLADELGHVVLAKAKTDVVSDGDRTRVCRAGTPGMTVGGTGDTLAGITAAMLASLDPFEAACVATFVNGSAGELVAEETAPGAGLLASDLLDVVPRAIWGSDEDEG
- a CDS encoding helix-turn-helix domain-containing protein — encoded protein: MTTIAELGLPAESFALDEAFTECPGLRIDVLQGVAHNTTGLSNLVWVETDDIDAADAALKNDSTVSNVEKLGDIDGKWLYTIGWKTPVSVALAVLLEDATMLGASGDGDGWSFRVLFPKRNALSIAASVFEEYDVNLRIERIYELGTGGEHGEYDLTEEQREALEVALENGYFKVPRDTTLGSIADDLGISHQALSERLRRANEILAEVAIQPPASAEEPELKTDD
- a CDS encoding DNA-3-methyladenine glycosylase family protein, which codes for METGEIPLVSLPGGFDLQATVESGQSYVWSREDDRMYEDTPAHGGDAWYTTVLPETDTGGAPVVVRARQSDGYLEWESTVDAHDHLVRLLRLDDDLDAIVAATPDDPLLDAAFERYRGMRLVRDPTFPCLVSFICSAQMRVSRIHGMQERLAREYGTPVEFDGRTYHAFPTADQLAGATEAELRDLSLGYRAPYVQRTAEMVATGEAHPESARNLDYEDAREFLTQFVGVGEKVADCVALFSLDFLEAVPLDTWIRTAIADHYPRCERGNYADTSRAIREQFGGEYAGYVQTYVFFHLRTDGAA
- the hflX gene encoding GTPase HflX, with protein sequence MTATDSDPALAVIAARADAGAADTEEIRDLAAAAGLTVAGEVTQTRKEDPALCLGEGKVEELAAVVASEGAGVVVFDNRLGPYQTYNLGNELPEGVEVKDRFRLILDIFGQRAQTKKAQLQVELAELRYELPRVEAKVSLARRDERPGFMGLGEYDESREQDIKARISRIRDELQRIEEDEEHRREQRRESGFDLVALAGYTNAGKSTLLRRLAADLDVDENDDLHPDLDTTAESRDKLFTTLGTTTRRADMDRRNVLVTDTVGFVSDLPHWLVESFKSTLDAVYRADLVLLVVDVSEPVEDIRQKLVTSHDTLYERNEAPIVTVLNKVDKVPEEEVERKREALAALAPDPVAVSGKEGTDVDTLLGRIETDLPPYDRERLVLPMNDEAMSLVSWIHDHAYVRDVDYADEVVVDFEARPSIVERARAKASDLPVPAES
- a CDS encoding acylphosphatase; the encoded protein is MADEATSDDPSTGDRVRRHVFISGRVQGVTYRASTRRAATERGVDGWVQNLDDGRVEAVFEGPEAAVDDLLTWCQDGPEMAIVDGVDAEAESPEGIEGFEVRR
- a CDS encoding DUF555 domain-containing protein, which gives rise to MDCRVFVEAAVPVYDVGTADEAVRIAISKTGDMLNPDLNYVEISMGERHCPHCEEELEPAFVAADEGLVSLELEMTVFNVQDEQHASRIARKEIGQRMRNIPLEVLRVDVVESDDENGDGEDDEGDDTSATDEPTDGVADGGDMVPGVEELIEE
- a CDS encoding transcription initiation factor IIB, whose protein sequence is MSDTTIRTYTEEMGEAEAEQSEQESVRTCPECSGRLVNDSEHGETVCQDCGLVVEEDAVDRGPEWRAFDAGEKDSKSRVGAPTTNMMHDNGLSTNIGWQDKDAYGNSLSSRQRAKMQRLRTWNERFRTRDSKERNLKQALGEIDRMASALGLPENVRETASVIYRRALNEDLLPGRSIEGVATAALYASARQAGTPRSLDEVTMVSRIDKMELTRTYRYIIRQLNLEIKPADPESYVPRFASDLDLSDESERRARDLLQGAREGGLLSGKSPVGLAAAAIYAAALLSNEKVTQSQVSDVANISEVTIRNRYKELLEAADVPTA
- a CDS encoding ribosome assembly factor SBDS, which gives rise to MISLDEAVTARLESHGARFEVLIDPDAALAMKRGEFDGELEDVIAAEDVFEDASRGDRPAESDLEDVFDTTDPMTIIPQVVERGEIQITAEQRREMQEQKRRQLVNTIARNAVNPQMDDAPHPPERIERALEEARFKVDPMEPVENQVDDALDVLRPILPIRFDEMTVAVRLPADYAGSGQARVRQFGDLEREEWQNDGGWVGVVTFPAGIQNEFYDLVNEVSSGEAETRVVKDEDELSTR
- the moaC gene encoding cyclic pyranopterin monophosphate synthase MoaC, which produces MNERDEDIDPSDDLTHTDESGEVQMVDVGSKPDTARRAVAAGEIRLSPSTVDAIRDDALSKGDVLATARVGAVQAVKHTWETIPMCHQIPITNVDTEFEVGEDRVSVEVAVETTGKTGCEMEALEGVTTGLNVVWDMVKAAEKDDDGQYPGTSIENVRVVSKEKRTV
- a CDS encoding UPF0058 family protein, which encodes MKKQELIHLHGLLAQVRNHYEASNGTDVEHDHYDELGVRPTSIHKSKTEHKRAVFALADGITGEMTVDEQPVSAAAD
- a CDS encoding FUN14 domain-containing protein; protein product: MAPGIDVTQLGLDLGTGGVIGGVMGFAAKKIAKVIAVLVGVQLALFKFLESEGILSVDWEAVSGGLIGASDAAASNQPPDFMMSILSTVSISGGFAAGFLAGFKLG